The region TGATGGATCCTATGCTCTCTTTGTCATGCTCATCCTTTGTGTTTGGCTGTTTGCTTCTCCATGTTTTGTGTAGCGTATGAAGTTCCTGTTACTCCAGCAGAAGTATCTTGAGTATCTGGAGGACGGCAAGGTTCTGGAGGCACTGCAAGTCCTTCGGGCTGAGCTTACCCCTCTCAAGTACAACACTGACCGCATCCACATCCTGAGCGGGTATGTTTACCAATTAAAGCACCTCTTTGGACTAGATTTTGGGGCATGCTGTAAGAAGAATTCTCATTTCATAGAAAGACAAATTTCCACTACTGTCCCACACAGATATGAAAGAATATATCCTGGTTCATCGTAAACAGCCTCTCTTTCACCTAAGGAAAGTTTCTGAATAAAGGTGATGCCTTAGTGTCCTTGACTAAAGTCGATGTCATCTCTGTGGAAGGTACCTCATGTGCAGCCACGCAGAGGACCTGCGAGCTAAAGCTGAATGGGAAGGCAAAGGCACTGCGTCCCGCACAAAGCTCTTGGACAAGTTACAGAGTGAGCACATTCGTTGACACCCAGTtttgatgacactcagttattgGCCATTTATAGGTCACAGGCATGAAACAATGGGTAATCTTCTTATAGGAATATCTTAAATAATGCCTCTCCTTTACACTCTGTGCTTTACTTCTGTGCATCCAGCATACCTTCCCCCGTCGGTGATGTTGCCACCTCGCAGGCTGCAGACCCTCCTCAGGCAGGCAGTAGAGCTGCAGAGAGAGCGCTGTCTCTACCACAACACCAAGTTGGACAGCGGTCTTGACTCTGTGTCTCTGTTGCTGGACCACACTTGCAGCCGGTAATTATTGCTCATTTCTTGTATTACTCATTCTCTCAGCATTCTCTGTCATTTTTTGGCTTCCTCTGGCCTCCCACTAGTCTAAACTGGTTGTCGGTATCTTATCCTCCTCATTATCCATCCATATAAGGTTATACACTGTCAGCATACTTCTATCATCCTGCATCCTTTACTGAAACATCGTTGCTTTTTTTTAGTCAACTGATCCTACTTTTCTGAAATATCCGTTTTCACTTTGACACTACAGTCAACAAGCTATCTTAGTTGTTCTGCCTTACAACCAAGCAGAAACCTGCGAAATGGGCCCCTGTcttatgtttgatttttttttcttcaggaaaCAATTTCCCTGCTATACCCAGCAGATCCTTACTGAGCACTGCAACGAAGTGTGGTTCTGTAAGTTCTCCAATGATGGCACCAAACTGGCCACAGGATCTaaagacaccacagtcattgtgTGGCACGTTGACATGGTAATCGTCAACTTATTTTAACCGTGAATTATGTGTTAAAGTACCAAAATGAAACAGTAGCTGTAAGGGTGTGGGAATGTTTAGATTTATTGTAAAGGAAATAAGACAGTATTTTGTGGATGGCTCACAGGAAACCCACCAGTTAAAACTGATGAAGACTCTGGAGGGTCATGCGTATGGCGTCTCATACTTGGCATGGAGTCCTGATGATGCATATCTGATTGCCTGTGGTCCTGATGACTGCTCTGAACTGTGGCTTTGGAATGTACAGGTAACCTCAGAGCCACATTAGACATTAGTAGCCTAGTTCCTGACTCTGGACCATTCTGATTCCTTCTGCAAGGGTATATCTCATGAGCAGTGCTTCATTTATGTGTCCTCTGTCCCCACTCTTCAGACAGGAGAACTGCGAACAAAGATGAGTCAGTCCCACGAGGATAGCCTAACAAGTGTAGCCTGGAATCCAGATGGCAAGCGTTTCGTCACAGGTGGCCAGAGAGGCCAGTTCTACCAGTGTGTGAGTATTTTTCACAGCACAGAGGCCAGATTACACTGTGCCCTGACACACAAGTCTGTCAGTCCATAAGCCAAACACCTTTTATAATGATCTGGCTTTATTCCCATGCACTGTGGTAATATTTGTAGATCTCCAATAGAAACAACTTGATGTGTTTAattcccgggcgctgcacggcggctgcccactgctcctagctacacagctaggatgggttaaacgcagagagtgaatttcattgtatgtatgtacaaatgacaaataaagtgtattctgtaATTCAGCAAAGGATTTCGGCTGATTATTTTTCCCCTACTTGCCAGGACTTGGATGGAAACCTCCTTGACTCATGGGAGGGAGTACGGGTCCAGTGCCTCTGGTGCTTGAGTGACGGGCGTACTGTACTTGCATCAGACACACACCAACGCATCCGTGGTTACAACTTTGAGGACCTGACGGATAGAAACATGTGAGCAGAGCCCGCCACTTTGAGTAACCATACTGATAACCCTCTTCATATGGATCTTCACTCTCAGGCTATGCTTGTGCAAGTTTCTGACACTATTTTGTTTCATTACAGAGTCCAGGAGGACCATCCCATCATGTCTTTCACTGTttcaaagaatggaagattagctCTGTTGAATGTTGCAACTCAGGTGAGCATCTTATAGTGTAAGGTTATTCGATAAAGTTGCAGTTGACTGACTTTCTGCAAAATGTGGCATCTTGGATCGGCTTACTGCCAGTGCATGAATTTTTCCCACTTGGTAAACACTGCCCTTAGTGCAGCTCTGCTGTGTTTTGACAGGGAGTGCACTTGTGGGACCTACAGGACCGCGTGCTGGTAAGGAAGTATCAGGGGGTGACCCAGGGCTTTTACACCATCCACTCCTGCTTTGGAGGACATAATGAAGATTTTGTTGCCAGCGGGAGTGAAGGCAAGACTACTGAATGGGATATTTCCTATAACCTGATGGTGTAATACATGCCTTAGCTTGCATTTTTGGTAGCAGGTTAATCGTAGTCATTTAACTGCCCACACTTAATAGAAAAAGTTCATCACAATAATTTCATTAGCTTTATCCTAAATGTATGCAGATAACATTTAATAATTTCATAGAAAAAAAGTTCATCACAATAATTTCATTAGCTTTATCCTGAATGTATGCAGATAACATTTAATAATTTCTCTCTCACTTTCGCAGACCACAAGGTTTACATCTGGCACAGGCGCAGTGAACTGCCCATTGCAGAGCTGACAGGTCATACCCGCACAGTCAACTGTGTGAGCTGGAACCCCGTTCTGCCGGGTCTGCTGGCCAGCGCCTCAGATGACGGAACCGTCCGTGTGTGGGGGCCTGCTCCTTTCCTGGATGTCCAGGATGCCGAGGGGCTGAACGGTAGGATAATGACTTACTGCAGAGAAGTGTATCAAAATAATATTTTCTAATACCCACATGAACTCTGCTTGACAACAGTAGTGCTCTAATACATACTAAGTGTCCTGGAACACACATTTCAATATTGATGGTATTTCCTTTCTGGTCTTTCAGAATGTTGTAGCATGGACAGCTGATGGTGACCCCATGGCTGAGCATCCACCATACTTCTGAAATCAAGGGGAAAGAGATATATTTGACTCTTAAACAGATGAAGCAAAGGAAATGTGAGTTTTGGCAACTGCTTCCTGGAGGCTGGCCCACATGCACTGTTTGGCAGAGCCATAACATCATACAAAGATGTCAGATTTTGATGAAAACAATGCCCATCCAGCAAATAAACCTGTGCTCCAGGACCTCTTAGTTATGCAGCTCACAGTATCTGACATCTTTTTCTGCACCTCCGCCCATATCCGGACCTATCCCCTCACAGTAACCCCAGGACCACCACCTCTAAACGTCCTTTCAGGTTTTTGTTATTTATTATCAATTATTTATTCTCATGATTCAGCCATTGAATATCAGCGATTATTGGAGGGTATTCGTTGCTGAGACACAGATGTTTTAATGCAGCAATGATTgagaattttctttttttttttacctctggaAATTTTCAGGTTGATTTTCTTGGTTGGACTTTGAGGAATTTTGACAGAATTTAGTGGATGTAAAAACCCACCGAAGAGAAGCTTGGATATGCGTTAGTTTGTCCCATCTTTTGTTTTCGTGAATTTTTACATGGTACTTCTTTTAAACTTGAGTGTGCTTTTGTTTCTTAAGAGAATATATTTGATGGAAATATTGCATAGGCATGCATAGACTACACGTCACTGCATTTTATTGTGCTGTGGCTCACATCTTGTATGTCCTATTCGAGCATGTTCATTTGGTAGTTGCCTACCAAGATTGCATAAAAGTTATTGTAGAAAGAACTACAGTTGAAAGGAATTATCTATACATGTTTTACTTGCCTGTTAATCCCATACCTCTACATTGGAATTAACTTCTGATTGTGGTTTCCTTGATCCTGGCCTGCTTGTGGTGGCTATGGAGCAGTCCAAACTATCCTCTACGTGCTGTCCGTTTCCTTGCCTTTTGGTTTCTACTTCCGCTCACCACCACATACATGAAGTTTTTGAGGTTTTCTCTTAGCTTTGTTTTCCTCTTTGCTCTGGCTTTGCTTCTCCACACTGGTGAAGTGTTTTAGGCTACTTTTTAAGTTTCAAATTTCCGAattttttgtcttcattttcctACCCTAACATACTCATGGCGGTCTTTTAGCTGTTTTGttggatttttgttgttgttgttgattgttCCACATTTTAAATTTTCATGTACTGCTGCACTCATTTTCACGGTATTCACAATAACTTGAATTCTTCCACTGAACAACTAATGAATGCAAATCACATTTATAGGCACACTTAATGTGAGTAAAAGCTTGTACAAAAATGTTTCAGTAGGAGAGTCAAATGAACAACCTTGCCCAGTATGTTCTGTGTAATATGTGCTGTATATTTGTTATGGCATGTATTATGTGAGGTTGTGTACCAACACCGGACAGGCAGATAGCACACTTCCCCCTCTATCAGCCTTGTGTTTGCACAAAGGTCATCCTTGTAAATCACCAGCGCAATCTGTTCTGTCACGGATCACACGCCTACAGTTAGTTTTACATGCAAATAAATGTACAGACACACAACCAAACACTGAAACAACCACAGATGTAGTGTAGGTTTATtataaaaaaagggaggggggtgcTTCTTGTTTCCCTCTCCATGCCTAAGTAAGATTTGTTTGCTGCCAGGTTTGCCAGAATCAACTTTACATTTAAATGTTATTACAATATGTGATTGTACTGTTATGTATTGTGTAGGAGACGTGTTACGTATGCATAGTTTCAATAAAGCATTCAGGGTTTTAAAATaagtatttgattttttttcccaccctttttctccccaattgtatccggccaaattaccccactcttccgagccgtcccggtcgctgctccaccccctctgccgatccggggagggctgcagactaccacatgcctcctccgatacgcatgtggagtcgccagccgcttcttttcacctgacagtgaggagtttcaccaaggggacgtagcgtatgggaggatcatgctattcccccccagttcctcctccccccgaacaggcgccctgaccgaccagaggaggcgctactgcagtgaccaggacacatacccacatccagctttccacccgcagacatggccaattgtgtctgtagggatgccagaccaagctggaggtaacacggggattcgaaccggcgagccctgtgttggtaggcaatggaatagaccactatgcttccCGGATGCCCAGCATTTGGTTTTCGACAGTTCCAGATGAGCATATCTTCATTTTTTCTGTCGACGGGAGAAGAGCTTTAAGTACCTTGTTAACATCATGAGCCATACAACAAGAAAAGCTACTTGATCAGAATGGTGTGGTGAAAATGGGTTATGGCGAATTTGGTAATTTATTGGTCAAAATATCTTCATGTCCTCTAATTATTAAGCAACTTTTCAGGCTTTAGTTGAAAAAAAACTGCATCTAACGTTTATTTGCGAAAAtatgattgtttaagatggcaaTACTGTGAAAATGAGGAGTCCTATAGTTCATAAATGGGAAAGAATGACTTGAAAATACCCACTCTTAAAAAAATTTCTTCTTCTCTGCATTAATTCAAATAACTTGGTGGCTTCTTATTTGCATTGTCAGAATTCTGTTAAAGACCAAATCAAAATGAGTACATACATTTTTTCCCATTTTAATGAGTTCCCCTGAGACAGAAACCATACTGATCACAAAAACGAAGCTTTCAGCAAACAGGGTATCTGATTTTTAAGGTACAATTTGCAATTAatgtaaaaaataataaatctGTAAACATAAGCAGACTTAGCAGTGCTGGATTCAGTTTAAGTGTCATGAATCAAAGTTCAAAATACATAATGCAACTTGCATTCCCAGAAATATCTGAGAGGAGAACCTTTAATGGAATAAATAGGTTTAAATCCTTACATAAAGTCCAATTTGGTTTTACTTGAAAATTAAAGAATTAACCCAAATCTTGCCATAGCTGATATGCAATGACTTTTTATCCATAACACTAGACCTTGGCCAATACATGATCACAAAAATCTGTATTTTTgcatttatgcatgctcaataatccaggtaaggaaatcacaaactTGAATTAGTTCATTTGAACacgtttgagagaaacgtttcatcattccttgatagggaggaacactgttcgaacagggagtcaaagaggccatctatgtggcctctttaagagggaatgaccatccctgaaccgggggggggggggtgagtacatctgtcaccattgcaactattccccaatcctctgtgaatagtacacatggccattgtaactctagttaatggtcacagtaacttGCATATTAAACCGATCAATGGTTttagttgttatgccactgtactgtttataagggtggcgatacctgcagtcagttgagactgaagaggtcacttagatgagtgataaaacatttCGCCCAAAcattctgtccagatgaactgattcaactttgtgatttaTTTTTGTAGTGATTTTAAAGACTTATTTAAAGCATGCTTAATAGACAGCAACTAAACGCTGGCTACAAACCGGGATGACCGGCTAATTGCAAAAATAGGCCTTAGCCGAGGTCAAATAGAATCCACTCAGTGCGATTGTCTTTCATTCTGCCCAGAGGAACAGTGCAATGCCAGCAGTTTTTCAGCAGacaacagtcacacaaacacattatTTCGTGCGATTTGTTCATACAGTCGCATGAATGTGCGGGCATTTCTGAGCATTTGAGATCAAGCGTTATTTCATTAACCAACACCCATTTATCTAAGAGGGGTAAGGGGGCTCAGCGATGATTGGAGATCCAGCAGTGGAGTGTGATGCTGCTCTGGCTTGGACACCGAGCTCATATGCATAAAGCATTTCGAACAGGACCATCAACCGAAAATACCATGACTTAAGAACCACAGAGACAAGTGAATGATAGCCAGCTGTTTTCTCCTGCTCAGCAGCACTACTCTGAAATGTTTTATGCATATGGGGCCAGGGCACAATGTTCAAAACAGCATACCCAAGAGTTTGGAGTTTGGCAGCTTGGGTTGAGAAGCCTCCTGGGTAGGTCAATCATTGATTAGTGCCAGGATCATACtgaaaaaggaggaggagagaggaacgTAAGAGAATATTGCTAGCAGTATAACTGTCAGAAGACTTTACAGATTGTGAGTGGATCAGAGCACACGCATATCTCTTTCACCTGTATAAATAAATGAAGAAGCACAGTAGATGGAAGCCCAATTTAATCATTGCTTCCTTCATATGGGACTTCAGCTGGCCCCGGTTGTGGATCTCAGTAGGGTCAAACACCCCCATGTTACCCATAGGTACCTTGACATACCTGTAGGACAAAACAGGAAGATATCCTTCACTCACAGAGCACAAAGGCAAGTGTTAAATAGCAACTTGTTCCCAGTATAACAAAGTTAAACCCTTTGCTTCAAAGCTAGTATGAGAAACACAATAGCTACCATAAAAGTaacttgtacacacacactcgtatGTACCTGTACATATTCCAGGCTGCTACCGGTAGGTTGAGAAGGAAGATGAACCAGTGCATGGAGACCAACATCAGCACGGTAGATAACCCTTGCCCAACCAACTCTGGAATGACCCACTGTACAGACCCAAAACTTAGTGTCATGTATTGTATAAATGTGACCCAAACAATCACCAGACTGCTACAATTTGGCAATTTAATCTTATCTTGCCTTTAATCAgacatacactacatggccaaaagtatgtggacacgcgaacatcacacccatatgtgcttgttgaacatctcattcaaaAACCATGGACCACCATGGAGTTGTCTCCACTTTGCTCCTATAACagtctccactcttctgggaaggcttcccACTACactttggaac is a window of Lampris incognitus isolate fLamInc1 chromosome 9, fLamInc1.hap2, whole genome shotgun sequence DNA encoding:
- the wdr26a gene encoding WD repeat-containing protein 26; translated protein: MQANGAGHDRDSELSCRNGAQNGEPSSVGGAHSNGLSVTNNGNSVSSNNNNNAASTQAASNNSPPSEVTSTVKKKKRLSQSEEDVIRLIGQHLHDLGLNQTVDMLMQESGCRLEHPSATKFRNHVMEGEWDKAESDLNELKALMHSPGAIVRMKFLLLQQKYLEYLEDGKVLEALQVLRAELTPLKYNTDRIHILSGYLMCSHAEDLRAKAEWEGKGTASRTKLLDKLQTYLPPSVMLPPRRLQTLLRQAVELQRERCLYHNTKLDSGLDSVSLLLDHTCSRKQFPCYTQQILTEHCNEVWFCKFSNDGTKLATGSKDTTVIVWHVDMETHQLKLMKTLEGHAYGVSYLAWSPDDAYLIACGPDDCSELWLWNVQTGELRTKMSQSHEDSLTSVAWNPDGKRFVTGGQRGQFYQCDLDGNLLDSWEGVRVQCLWCLSDGRTVLASDTHQRIRGYNFEDLTDRNIVQEDHPIMSFTVSKNGRLALLNVATQGVHLWDLQDRVLVRKYQGVTQGFYTIHSCFGGHNEDFVASGSEDHKVYIWHRRSELPIAELTGHTRTVNCVSWNPVLPGLLASASDDGTVRVWGPAPFLDVQDAEGLNECCSMDS
- the cnih4 gene encoding protein cornichon homolog 4; this translates as MEAAVFILSLVDCCALIFLSVYFIITLSDLECDYINARACCAKLNKWVIPELVGQGLSTVLMLVSMHWFIFLLNLPVAAWNMYRYVKVPMGNMGVFDPTEIHNRGQLKSHMKEAMIKLGFHLLCFFIYLYSMILALIND